A stretch of the Hippocampus zosterae strain Florida chromosome 16, ASM2543408v3, whole genome shotgun sequence genome encodes the following:
- the znhit3 gene encoding zinc finger HIT domain-containing protein 3, with product MMQLCRVCSEPTPKYRCPACEIRYCSLSCYKKHKDLCLPVKQLIANGTKDAVGTENTDPPTADTWSVDDLLPEEAISDLVPLQRLKLLGQSKDFKDLLCNPHLRELLRTIDGADSKEEAMKAGMQEPLFVEFSDQCLKVVEKEAHPQEFSDVMDW from the exons ATGATGCAGCTGTGCAGAGTGTGCAGCGAACCAACGCCCAAATACAGATGCCCAGCCTGCGAAATAAGATA CTGCTCCCTTTCCTGTTATAAGAAGCATAAAG ATTTGTGCCTTCCTGTTAAGCAGCTCATAGCCAATGGAACAAAGGACGCTGTCGGTACTG AGAACACAGACCCTCCGACTGCAGACACATGGAGTGTGGAtgaccttctgcccgaagaggCCATCTCCGATCTCGTACCTCTACAGAGGCTTAAGTTGTTAG GTCAATCAAAAGATTTTAAGGACCTTCTTTGCAATCCCCACCTAAGAGAACTATTAAGGACCATAGACGGTGCTGACAGCAAGGAAGAAGCAATGAAAGCAGGTATGCAGGAGCCCTTATTTGTGGAGTTTTCAGATCAATGTTTGAAGGTTGTAGAAAAAGAAGCTCACCCACAGGAGTTTAGCGATGTCATGGACTGGTAA
- the vkorc1l1 gene encoding vitamin K epoxide reductase complex subunit 1-like protein 1, with the protein MAAPVLRVSTPRWEGIARLLVCLLGILLSLYAFHVEREKARDPSYKAMCDVSSSISCSKVFSSRWGRGFGLLGSIFGNDSALNQPNSVYGILFYAFQLLLGMTVSAMAALILMTTSILSVMGSLYLGYILYFVLKDLCIICITTYALNFILLTLNYKRLVYLNEAWKQQLQVKQD; encoded by the exons ATGGCGGCGCCCGTTCTGAGAGTCTCCACCCCGCGCTGGGAAGGAATAGCCCGGCTGCTGGTCTGCCTGCTGGGCATCCTATTGTCCCTTTATGCGTTCCACGTCGAGAGAGAAAAGGCCCGGGATCCTTCTTATAAGGCTATGTGCGACGTCAGCAGCTCCATCAGCTGCTCTAAAGTGTTCAGCTCAAG gtggggtCGAGGATTTGGACTCTTGGGTTCCATTTTTGGAAATGACAGTGCACTGAACCAACCAAACAGTGTATATGGAATTCTTTTTTATGCTTTCCAACTCTTACTAG GAATGACTGTGAGCGCGATGGCTGCCCTCATTCTAATGACGACATCCATTTTGTCCGTGATGGGCTCGCTCTACCTGGGCTACATCCTCTACTTTGTCCTGAAGGACTTGTGCATCATCTGCATCACCACATATGCGCTGAACTTCATTCTCTTGACACTCAACTACAAGCGACTGGTATACTTGAACGAGGCCTGGAAGCAGCAGCTTCAAGTCAAGCAGGACTAA
- the LOC127588612 gene encoding phosphatidylinositol-glycan biosynthesis class W protein-like, with protein MSQKQLKEAFVSNLNGTRLEEVVVGSFLTPLCILNRGLILILYHQAKGNLPLPFPRISHLLLDYLVLVLPLVLSCTILSDHLLQVVLSFAFVLLCVLCHIYSSNPQTSLSNLFNRTVHFKQVPFVTIFRVMVNVQTAISILAVDFRVFPRRYAKTETYGTGVMDFGVGAFIFANGLVCPEARGKSVYGSKMKYICKQLLSIWPLVVLGVARLFFVKLRDYQEHVTEYGVHWNFFFTLAIVRVVTKMLLLVVPAKHSWILALVIGYVYQFALDTTCLKAFIMHNDDREKDFLHANKEGIFSIAGYVAIYMAGVQIGCYIMQQRSLVRDWAKVVFNLLMGTFALFAALYTCQTFVEPVSRRLANLPFCLWSVALSLLFISSIGLIDLIVLFSKKASGCHFVPSSWNSYLGTQQKKGEADSLCLIQAVNRNQMLFFLVANLFTILTNCFVDTLGSSSLFSVCFLLLYMFINCLVIHVFYLSGITVRF; from the coding sequence ATGTCTCAAAAGCAACTGAAAGAAGCATTTGTCAGTAATCTAAACGGAACACGTTTAGAGGAAGTGGTTGTGGGCTCATTTCTCACGCCGCTATGCATTCTCAACCGAGGACTCATTCTAATTCTCTACCATCAAGCGAAGGGGAATCTGCCTCTGCCTTTTCCAAGGATTTCTCACCTGCTCCTTGATTACTTGGTACTGGTCCTTCCCCTCGTCCTGTCTTGCACCATCCTGAGCGACCATCTTCTCCAGGTGGTCTTgagctttgcttttgttttgttatgtgtgCTTTGTCACATCTATAGTAGTAACCCTCAAACATCTCTCAGCAACTTATTCAACAGGACCGTTCATTTCAAACAGGTTCCCTTTGTGACCATCTTTAGAGTGATGGTGAATGTGCAAACAGCCATCAGTATTCTGGCTGTAGACTTTCGAGTCTTCCCAAGGCGGTATGCCAAAACAGAAACTTATGGAACAGGTGTTATGGACTTTGGTGTCGGAGCATTCATCTTTGCAAATGGCCTAGTGTGCCCTGAAGCACGTGGCAAGAGTGTTTATGGCTCCAAGATGAAATATATCTGCAAACAGCTCCTGTCCATCTGGCCCCTAGTTGTTCTCGGTGTAGcacgacttttttttgtcaaactgaGGGACTACCAAGAACATGTTACTGAATATGGCGTCCACTGGAATTTTTTCTTCACGTTGGCCATTGTCAGAGTGGTGACCAAAATGCTTTTGCTTGTTGTACCAGCAAAACATTCATGGATTTTGGCCCTTGTCATAGGTTATGTTTATCAGTTTGCTCTGGATACAACATGCCTCAAGGCTTTCATCATGCACAACGATGACAGAGAGAAGGACTTCCTACATGCTAACAAGGAGGGCATTTTCTCCATAGCAGGGTATGTTGCCATCTACATGGCAGGAGTCCAAATAGGATGTTACATCATGCAGCAGAGATCCCTTGTGAGAGATTGGGCCAAAGTAGTTTTTAACCTCCTAATGGGAACTTTTGCACTATTTGCTGCTTTGTACACGTGTCAGACTTTCGTGGAGCCAGTGTCTCGCCGCTTAGCGAATCTACCTTTTTGCCTGTGGAGTGTAGCACTGTCTCTGCTTTTTATATCATCTATTGGCCTCATTGATTTGATCGTACTCTTTTCAAAAAAAGCATCAGGTTGTCACTTTGTACCATCATCATGGAATTCATATTTAGGCACCCAACAAAAGAAAGGTGAGGCTGactcattgtgtttaattcaaGCTGTCAATCGaaatcaaatgttgtttttcttggttgCAAATCTATTTACAATTCTGACTAATTGCTTTGTGGACACTCTTGGTTCTAGCAGTTTATTTTCagtatgttttttgttgttgtacatgTTCATAAATTGCTTAGTAATACATGTTTTTTACCTCTCTGGGATAACTGTACGAttctaa
- the LOC127588611 gene encoding phosphatidylinositol-glycan biosynthesis class W protein-like, protein MAMSQKELKEAFVSNLNGTSLQEVVMGSFVTPLCILNRALILILYHQAKGNLPLPFPRISHLLLDYSTLVLPLVLSCTILSDHLLQVVLSFAFVLFCVLCHIYNSKRQTSLSTFLNRAVHFKQVPFVTIFRVMVNVQTAISILAVDFRVFPRRYAKTETYGTGVMDYGVGAFIFANGLVCPEARGKNVYGSKMKHIGKQLLSIWPLVVLGAARLFFVKLSDYQEHVTEYGVHWNFFFTLALVRVLTSMVLVVVPAKHSWILALVISCVYQFALDTTGLKAFIMHNDDREKDFLHANKEGIFSIAGYVAIYMVGVQVGCYVMQPRSHVREWLKAVFNLLMGTLTLFAALCICQTFVEPVSRRLANLPFCLWSVAQSLLFVSCIGLVDLIVLFAKTTSGCQFVPSSWNSYSGSHKKKDEMEGLCLVQAINKNQLLYFLLSNVLTGMANTLVNTLNCTDLFSVCVLLFYMFTNSTVVYVLHICGITIKFW, encoded by the exons ATG GCCATGTCTCAGAAGGAGCTTAAAGAAGCATTTGTGAGTAATCTCAATGGTACAAGTTTACAGGAAGTGGTCATGGGCTCATTTGTCACACCGCTATGCATCCTCAACCGAGCGCTCATTCTGATCCTCTACCATCAAGCGAAGGGGAATCTACCTCTGCCTTTTCCAAGGATTTCTCACCTGCTCCTTGATTACTCTACGCTGGTCCTTCCCCTCGTCCTGTCTTGCACCATCCTAAGCGATCATCTTCTCCAGGTGGTCTTGAGCtttgcctttgttttgttttgtgtgctttGTCACATCTATAATAGTAAACGTCAAACTTCTCTCAGCACCTTCCTCAACAGGGCTGTTCATTTCAAACAGGTTCCTTTTGTGACCATCTTTAGAGTGATGGTGAATGTGCAAACAGCCATCAGTATTTTGGCTGTCGACTTTCGCGTCTTCCCAAGGCGGTATGCTAAAACAGAAACTTATGGAACAGGTGTTATGGATTATGGTGTTGGAGCATTCATCTTTGCGAATGGTCTGGTGTGCCCTGAAGCACGTGGGAAGAATGTCTACGGATCCAAGATGAAACATATCGGCAAACAGCTCCTGTCCATCTGGCCCCTGGTTGTTCTCGGTGCAGcacgacttttttttgtcaaactgaGCGACTACCAAGAGCATGTGACTGAATATGGTGTCCATTGGAATTTTTTCTTCACGTTGGCCCTTGTCAGGGTTCTGACATCCATGGTTTTGGTTGTTGTACCAGCAAAACATTCATGGATTTTGGCCCTTGTCATAAGTTGTGTTTATCAGTTTGCTCTGGATACAACAGGCCTCAAGGCTTTCATCATGCACAACGATGACAGAGAGAAGGACTTCCTACATGCTAACAAGGAGGGCATTTTCTCCATAGCAGGTTATGTTGCCATCTACATGGTAGGGGTGCAGGTAGGATGTTACGTGATGCAGCCAAGATCCCACGTCAGAGAATGgctcaaagcagtttttaacCTCCTAATGGGAACTCTCACTCTATTTGCTGCTTTGTGCATATGTCAGACTTTCGTGGAGCCAGTGTCTCGCCGTTTAGCTAATCTCCCTTTCTGCCTGTGGAGTGTTGCTCAATCACTCCTTTTTGTATCATGCATTGGTTTAGTTGATTTAATTGTACTGTTTGCCAAAACAACATCAGGCTGTCAATTTGTACCATCATCATGGAATTCATATTCAGGCTCCCACAAAAAGAAAGATGAGATGGAAGGATTGTGTCTTGTTCAAGCCATCAACAAGAATCAGTTGTTGTATTTCCTGCTCTCAAATGTCCTGACAGGAATGGCCAACACCTTGGTCAACACACTTAATTGCACTGATTTATTTTCTGTATGTGTACTGCTGTTTTACATGTTTACAAACAgcactgttgtatatgttttaCATATCTGTGGAATTACAATAAAATTTTGGTAA
- the LOC127588605 gene encoding unconventional myosin-XIX produces the protein MEGGVVHSMQVQGSVQEVSSSDGCLNDSFEDEILAFLIDGEAQLHTYDDLTKVNPVTPTTVLRCLQARYSVQVFYTHAGCTLVALNPFQPVPELYSLDVMKEYHNAAQLKEPKPHIFIVAEEAYRNVQGQLGPVNQSLVVSGESGAGKTWTSRCLMRYYATVAAPSSVVESHDTVERIERRVLDSNPIMEAFGNACTLRNNNSSRFGKYIQLQLDRCQLLVGASVQTYLLEKTRVAFQPANERNFHIFYQMMKGATNEQRKEWNMSRGHHFVWLPNVEKTIEEDCFQETLDAMVHLRINTQRQRQIFKMLAGILHLGNVKFSISADETQPCDIKEQSKVSLHRAAELLQIPAEELQTCLDVRTLKAGRQSVRKPCSQAECCMRRDCLAKVVYAKLFEWLVTFINNSICADKSTWCNFIGVLDVYGFECFQSNSLEQLCINYANEKLQQHFVSHYLRAQQEDYMSEGLQWSFVKYQDNQSCLDLLEGSPNSVFSLLDEESRLNRAPDAKALRIRLEKELAGNGNISWDKFSKVPHFTVAHYAGKVNYKIEGMVEKNKDPVAPEIISLLQMSDNPLLQQIFTEKETDNSSSKGLSKVTVVSKFKNSLQSLMSILHSTTPHYTRCIKPNSDCKPFIFKKEEVIMQLEACGIVETIHISAAGFPIRIPFKCFIQRYGCILKHSSFQSEVENHVKASCDHDMDLREVQRILGLAFQHPAHIRRESKSLVHCGRTKVFLTQSMLDLLEDQRKKILSKCAFCIQCCWMRYRRRKRLERRHSATLIQAAVRSWLVRRRIQRWDRAAALIQKSWRKWRALMNSLAKEELDDVEDLIMQEDVSELNAIIGEQGSVQLSSIQEPITVRGWPMGLALPSPPSITVSMRATGFHKMMSVVAALKLPSKRGEYKVETNQNMQGIASIRAQPRGSIKLHCQRSPLLYANSQPEMRNYVTGFNEILLEKTL, from the exons ATGGAAGGTGGAGTG GTTCACTCTATGCAGGTCCAAGGTTCTGTACAGGAGGTTTCTTCAAGCGATGGATGCCTTAATGATTCATTCGAGGATGAAATTCTTGCCTTTCTTATTGATGGTGAAGCTCAGCTGCACACATATGATGATCTCACCAAAGTCAACCCTGTGACGCCAACAACCG TGCTGAGATGCCTGCAGGCCAGGTATAGCGTGCAAGTATTTTACACCCATGCTGGCTGCACCTTGGTGGCTCTTAACCCCTTCCAACCCGTCCCTGAGCTTTACTCCCTGGATGTGATGAAAGAATATCACAATGCTGCCCAGCTCAAG GAGCCCAAGCCACATATCTTTATCGTGGCAGAGGAAGCCTACAGGAATGTTCAGGGCCAGCTGGGGCCAGTGAACCAGTCCTTGGTGGTCAGCGGGGAGAGCGGTGCAGGAAAG ACTTGGACTTCTCGTTGTTTGATGAGATACTATGCCACAGTGGCAGCCCCCTCCTCAGTGGTGGAAAGTCATGACACTGTGGAGAGGATTGAGAGGCGAGTGCTGGACTCCAACCCCATCATGGAAGCTTTCG GCAATGCGTGCACACTtcgcaacaacaacagcagtcgCTTTGGAAAGTACATCCAGCTCCAACTCGACAG ATGTCAGCTTTTAGTCGGGGCATCTGTGCAGACATATTTACTGGAGAAGACCAGAGTTGCCTTCCAACCAGCCAATGAAAGGAACTTTCACATCTTTTACCAG ATGATGAAAGGAGCCACGAATGAGCAGAGAAAAGAGTGGAACATGTCACGAGGTCACCACTTTGTGTGGCTGCCAAATGTCGAAAAAACGATTGAGG AGGATTGTTTTCAAGAGACACTTGATGCAATGGTCCATTTGCGTATAAATACACAGAGGCAAAGACAGATATTTAAG ATGCTAGCTGGTATTCTGCATCTGGGCAATGTGAAATTCTCAATTTCAGCTGATGAAACGCAGCCGTGTGACATAAAGGAACAGTCCAAAG TCTCCTTGCATAGGGCGGCTGAACTGTTGCAAATTCCTGCTGAGGAGCTTCAGACATGCCTAGATGTGAGGACGttaaaagcagggaggcagagtGTACGCAAACCCTGTTCCCAGGCAGAATGCTGCATGCGGAGAGACTGCCTTGCCAAAGTCGTCTATGCCAA ATTATTTGAATGGCTGGTGACATTTATCAACAACAGCATTTGTGCTGATAAATCCACTTGGTGCAACTTCATAG GTGTGCTCGATGTATACGGTTTTGAATGTTTCCAAAGTAACAGCTTGGAGCAGCTTTGTATCAACTATGCCAATGAAAAACTCCAGCAGCACTTTGTTAGCCATTATCTTCGAGCTCAGCAG GAGGACTATATGTCGGAGGGATTGCAGTGGTCCTTTGTCAAATACCAAGATAACCAAAGCTGTTTAGATCTCCTCGAAGGAAGCCCTAATAGTGTGTTTTCTCTTCTCGATGAG gagagcCGACTTAATCGAGCCCCGGATGCCAAGGCGCTTAGGATTCGTCTGGAGAAGGAGCTTGCTGGCAACGGCAACATCAGCTGGGATAAATTCAGCAAAGTGCCACACTTCACTGTGGCCCATTACGCTGGCAAAGTCAACTACAAGATAGAAGGCATGGTGGAGAAAAACAAG GATCCAGTGGCCCCTGAGATCATCAGTCTGCTTCAGATGTCAGATAATCCCCTGCTTCAGCAGATCTTCACAGAAAAGGAAACTGACAACTCCTCAAGCAAGGGGCTCAGTAAAGTCACCGTAGTCTCAAAGTTCAAG AACTCCCTGCAGAGCTTAATGAGCATCCTCCACAGCACAACTCCTCACTACACTCGCTGCATTAAACCCAATTCTGACTGCAAGCCTTTCATCTTTAAAAAGGAGGAG GTGATCATGCAATTGGAGGCTTGTGGGATTGTAGAGACGATACATATAAGTGCCGCTGGCTTTCCTATAAG GATTCCGTTCAAATGTTTCATACAACGCTATGGATGCATACTGAAACACTCAAGTTTCCAATCAGAAGTTGAAAACCATG TGAAGGCCAGCTGTGACCACGACATGGATCTACGAGAGGTTCAGAGGATACTTGGTCTGGCATTCCAACATCCGGCACATATCAGAAGGGAATCAAAATCTTTGGTGCACTGTGGGCGGACTAAAGTTTTTCTCACCCAGTCAATG TTAGACTTACTGGAAGATCAGAGGAAGAAGATTCTCTCCAAGTGTGCTTTCTGCATTCAGTGCTGCTGGATGCGCTACCGACGACGCAAACGTCTTGAGCGACGGCATTCTGCTACTCTAATCCAAGCAG CGGTGCGTTCTTGGCTTGTCAGGAGGCGGATCCAGAGATGGGACAGAGCTGCAGCACTTATACAGAAATCCTGGAGGAAGTGGAGG GCATTGATGAATTCATTGGCCAAGGAAGAGCTCGATGATGTAGAAGACCTCATCATGCAGGAAGACGTGTCAGAATTAAACGCCATCATCGGGGAACAGGGCTCGGTGCAGCTGTCCAGCATACAGGAGCCCATCACTGTGCGAGGATGGCCTATGGGTCTGGCTTTACCTTCACCCCCATCCATCACAGTATCAATGAGGGCCACGGGCTTTCACAAGATGATGTCTGTGGTGGCCGCTCTCAAACTGCCGTCCAAGAGAGGAGAGTACAAGGTGGAGACCAACCAGAACATGCAGGGAATCGCCTCTATTCGGGCTCAACCCAGG GGATCTATTAAACTGCACTGCCAACGGTCGCCCCTTCTTTATGCAAACAGCCAGCCAGAGATGAGGAATTATGTGACCGGCTTCAATGAGATCCTGTTGGAGAAGACTTTGTAA